In one window of Phormidium ambiguum IAM M-71 DNA:
- a CDS encoding glycosyl hydrolase family 28-related protein — protein MELIGNGLRGEYYDNYNLTNLKFTRTDSNVDFNWGTGSPASGIGSDTFSVRWTGQIQPETSGNYTFFVRANDGVRLWVNGKQLIDDWEDAGVVSERSGSISLSGNQKYDIKLEYLEWEGSASAQLLWSGPSLNKQVIPQSHLYSIALGDSAPPTAGVTAPDILTEGGSVYDFTVTYSDNTAVNVGTLNSSDILVTGSQGFSQMATLIGVNNNSNGTPRTATYRITAPGGSWTIDDNGRYTFALQPNQVSDTSGNFMPASTLGSFQVNLPLPTNVENENIVFPADSGVINVKTQFGAKGDGVTDDTAAIQAALDAYPNGNRIIYLPNGVYLVSDRLNWPEGTVEGQEYKRTILQGQSEQGTIIKLKDNAAGFTDVNEPKSVIFTGPSPAQRFRNSIRNLTLDTGRGNIGAIGIQFNASNQGTVREVTIRSGDGLGVNGLDMNFMDEIGPLLVKNVTVQGFQYGIRTGFTVNSQTFENIKLENQSVYGFYNTGQVINIRGLTSTNGVTAVYNARGRMTLIDASFTGINGAINQPALRNDPANSLFVRNLTTSGYQAAIQSAGNIQTGPLIGEFSSGGIRSLFETPTKTLNLPIRETPDVPWDNPTTTPWANVVSFGAIPDDGRDDSEAVQRAIDSGRTTVYFPNGTYDLRNTVLVRNNVRRVIGTEAKVIVGTESNQSYTGFKLVDGTSPVVVFERLEGGYYQNPTFENASARTIVIRHSLNVSGNMTGSGDVFLEDVVSNPFSNWTFNQQNIWARQFNVEYQGTHITNNGGNLWILGLKTERGGTLIHTKNGGKTELLGGFAYTTTAAPDGTQNDPMFINDESSISVSLAEINYGGGPNYTTYIQEKRNGITRNLSRSSVPSFVGSGRQIPLYVGYKG, from the coding sequence ATGGAACTAATTGGTAATGGCTTGCGTGGTGAGTATTATGACAATTACAACCTCACAAATCTCAAATTTACGCGCACAGATAGTAACGTGGACTTTAACTGGGGAACAGGTTCGCCTGCTTCAGGGATAGGTTCTGATACCTTCTCAGTTCGTTGGACGGGACAGATACAACCGGAAACTTCTGGGAACTATACGTTTTTTGTGCGGGCGAATGATGGAGTGAGGTTGTGGGTAAATGGAAAACAGTTAATTGATGACTGGGAAGATGCGGGAGTAGTTAGTGAAAGAAGCGGTTCGATTAGCCTTTCTGGGAATCAGAAGTATGATATCAAGCTGGAATATTTAGAGTGGGAAGGTTCGGCATCTGCTCAATTATTATGGTCGGGGCCTTCTTTAAATAAACAAGTGATTCCTCAAAGTCATTTATATTCCATTGCTTTGGGTGATTCTGCGCCTCCGACTGCTGGCGTGACAGCGCCTGATATTTTGACTGAGGGGGGTTCTGTATATGACTTTACTGTGACATATTCGGATAATACGGCTGTTAATGTAGGGACGTTGAATAGTAGTGATATTTTGGTAACGGGTTCCCAAGGTTTTAGCCAAATGGCAACTTTGATCGGTGTAAACAACAATAGTAATGGGACTCCGCGTACAGCAACTTATCGAATTACTGCACCTGGAGGTAGTTGGACGATCGATGATAATGGTCGCTACACTTTTGCTTTACAACCGAATCAGGTAAGCGATACTAGCGGTAATTTTATGCCTGCGTCTACATTGGGTTCTTTCCAAGTTAATCTGCCGCTACCAACCAATGTTGAAAATGAGAATATTGTTTTTCCGGCTGATTCGGGTGTTATTAATGTCAAAACCCAGTTTGGGGCGAAAGGGGATGGGGTGACAGATGATACGGCGGCGATTCAAGCGGCGCTGGATGCGTATCCTAATGGAAATCGGATTATTTATTTGCCGAATGGTGTTTATTTGGTTTCCGATCGCTTAAATTGGCCAGAAGGCACTGTGGAGGGTCAGGAGTATAAGAGGACGATTCTTCAAGGACAAAGCGAACAGGGAACGATTATTAAGTTAAAGGATAATGCGGCTGGGTTCACTGATGTCAATGAGCCAAAATCAGTAATTTTTACAGGCCCTAGTCCTGCTCAAAGGTTTCGTAATTCGATTCGGAACTTGACTTTGGATACAGGAAGGGGAAACATTGGGGCGATCGGTATTCAGTTCAATGCCAGTAACCAAGGAACTGTGCGTGAGGTAACGATTCGATCGGGTGATGGACTGGGTGTGAATGGCTTGGATATGAATTTTATGGACGAAATCGGGCCTCTCTTAGTTAAAAATGTTACCGTACAAGGATTTCAATACGGGATTCGGACTGGTTTCACCGTTAATAGTCAAACTTTTGAAAATATCAAGTTAGAAAACCAAAGTGTTTACGGATTCTACAATACAGGTCAGGTAATCAATATTCGCGGATTGACCAGTACAAACGGAGTGACTGCTGTTTATAACGCTAGAGGACGTATGACGTTGATTGATGCGTCTTTCACTGGGATTAACGGCGCTATTAATCAACCAGCACTGAGAAACGATCCGGCGAATAGTTTGTTCGTTCGCAATTTGACAACATCGGGTTATCAAGCTGCGATTCAAAGTGCGGGTAATATCCAAACAGGGCCATTAATTGGTGAGTTTTCTTCTGGTGGTATTAGGAGTTTGTTTGAGACTCCGACTAAAACATTGAATTTGCCGATTCGGGAAACTCCTGATGTGCCTTGGGATAATCCAACGACAACGCCTTGGGCGAATGTGGTTTCTTTTGGGGCAATTCCTGATGATGGAAGGGATGATTCGGAGGCAGTGCAAAGAGCGATCGATTCGGGAAGAACTACTGTTTATTTTCCCAATGGAACTTACGACCTAAGAAATACAGTTTTAGTTCGTAACAATGTACGACGAGTAATTGGTACGGAAGCAAAAGTAATTGTTGGTACGGAGTCCAATCAAAGTTATACAGGTTTCAAATTGGTGGATGGTACTAGTCCTGTAGTTGTGTTTGAAAGGCTGGAGGGTGGTTATTACCAAAACCCAACTTTTGAGAATGCTTCTGCAAGAACGATCGTAATTCGTCACTCTTTAAATGTATCGGGTAATATGACAGGTTCAGGTGATGTTTTTCTTGAAGATGTCGTTTCCAATCCTTTTTCTAATTGGACATTCAATCAACAAAATATTTGGGCACGTCAGTTTAACGTAGAGTATCAGGGAACCCATATTACAAATAATGGTGGAAATCTTTGGATTTTGGGACTGAAAACCGAACGAGGGGGTACATTAATTCACACTAAAAACGGTGGAAAAACAGAGCTTCTTGGTGGTTTTGCCTACACTACAACTGCTGCGCCTGATGGAACTCAAAATGATCCAATGTTTATTAATGATGAGTCTTCAATTTCAGTTAGTTTGGCAGAAATCAATTATGGAGGAGGGCCTAACTATACAACTTATATTCAGGAAAAGCGCAATGGAATAACTAGAAATTTATCTCGGAGTAGTGTACCAAGTTTTGTAGGTAGTGGCAGACAAATTCCTCTTTATGTGGGTTATAAGGGATAA
- a CDS encoding ABC transporter ATP-binding protein, with the protein MLYLRELSYHPAATPAPILKSINLELAPQQMGLVIGPSGSGKSTLLEVLAGLSENTSGRVLWRDQELTPEHLQQLAGLVFQFPERYFCGGTILEELRLGHPELGAQRVQEALTEVGLAHLSLNTSPHSLSGGQQRRLALAVQLIRQPHLLLLDEPTAGLDWSMRRQLVNLLGKLKNHLSLFVVTHDAGDLLTIADRCWTLNHGELIAVDPDKVKTGDCKSRSTEEQGGTITVKK; encoded by the coding sequence ATGCTCTATCTTCGAGAACTTAGTTATCATCCGGCAGCTACCCCAGCACCAATTTTAAAATCCATTAACCTGGAATTAGCACCACAGCAAATGGGGTTAGTCATCGGGCCTAGTGGTTCCGGCAAAAGTACCTTGTTAGAAGTGTTAGCGGGATTAAGCGAAAATACATCAGGCAGGGTATTGTGGCGAGATCAGGAATTAACACCCGAACATTTGCAACAATTAGCTGGATTAGTGTTTCAATTTCCTGAACGTTATTTCTGTGGTGGCACTATTTTGGAAGAATTGCGCTTGGGACATCCAGAATTAGGTGCCCAGCGAGTTCAGGAAGCATTGACAGAAGTGGGATTAGCTCATTTATCATTAAATACTTCCCCACATTCTTTAAGTGGTGGACAACAGAGACGTTTGGCTTTAGCAGTGCAGTTAATTCGTCAGCCACATTTATTATTGTTAGATGAACCAACTGCTGGTTTAGATTGGTCGATGCGTCGTCAATTAGTAAATTTGTTAGGAAAATTAAAGAATCATTTAAGTTTATTTGTTGTCACTCACGATGCTGGAGATTTATTAACAATAGCCGATCGCTGTTGGACATTAAATCACGGTGAATTAATCGCAGTTGACCCAGATAAAGTCAAAACGGGAGACTGCAAAAGCAGAAGTACAGAAGAACAAGGCGGAACAATTACTGTTAAAAAATGA
- a CDS encoding protein kinase domain-containing protein, with the protein MIPELLNNRYLLLQKLGGGGFGDTFLAEDTNMPSKRRCVIKQLKPIENKPEVYQLVKERFAREAVVLEELGEGNHQIPKLYAYFTINEQFYLVQEWIAGQTLGKKLQLEGVQTESFVRGFLLDILPVLDYVHSKKMVHRDIKPDNIIIRESDGKPVLIDFGAVKETMGTIVNSHGSTTSSIVIGTSGFMPPEQAAGRPVYASDLYSLGMTAIYLLTHRTPKTLDIDYQTGEILWQQYALNISLSLVRVLQKAVQSHWCDRYQTANEMLEALKLDSTLIPSTVTLLATSPKKADENVKQNPAPAEQINQKNLLIIGSIILICLVSIPTIYRTFFNSIPQPNLKQSIPVIPQINFPKNYDFTWLSQRQVTDADLFDKNALELDVLRNSIYARYGRKFRSQELQEYFSSQSWYRSIYSPESFPDNLLTPLEQKNVVYILEYQERNGLRWVK; encoded by the coding sequence ATGATACCGGAACTTCTGAATAACCGCTATCTTTTGCTCCAAAAATTGGGTGGTGGTGGTTTTGGTGATACTTTTTTGGCAGAAGATACGAATATGCCGTCGAAACGTCGTTGTGTAATTAAGCAACTGAAACCTATTGAAAATAAACCGGAAGTTTATCAGTTAGTCAAAGAAAGATTTGCACGGGAAGCTGTAGTTTTAGAAGAATTGGGCGAAGGCAATCATCAAATACCTAAATTATATGCTTATTTTACTATTAATGAGCAATTTTATTTAGTTCAAGAATGGATTGCCGGACAAACTTTAGGAAAAAAACTTCAATTGGAAGGCGTGCAAACTGAAAGTTTCGTCCGAGGGTTTTTGTTGGATATTTTGCCCGTTTTAGATTATGTCCATAGCAAAAAAATGGTACATCGGGATATTAAACCAGACAATATTATTATCAGGGAAAGTGATGGCAAACCTGTTTTAATTGATTTTGGTGCTGTTAAAGAAACGATGGGAACTATAGTCAATTCTCATGGTAGTACAACTAGTTCTATTGTTATTGGTACTAGTGGTTTTATGCCTCCTGAACAAGCAGCAGGTAGACCTGTTTATGCTAGCGATCTATATAGTTTGGGAATGACAGCAATTTATTTGTTAACTCATCGGACTCCTAAAACTTTGGATATAGATTATCAAACGGGAGAGATTTTATGGCAGCAGTATGCTTTAAACATTAGTCTTAGTTTGGTAAGAGTTTTGCAAAAGGCAGTTCAGTCTCATTGGTGCGATCGCTACCAAACAGCCAATGAAATGTTAGAAGCATTAAAATTAGATTCTACTCTTATCCCTTCTACGGTAACTTTATTAGCCACTTCTCCAAAAAAAGCAGATGAAAATGTAAAACAAAATCCTGCACCCGCAGAGCAAATTAATCAGAAAAACTTACTGATTATTGGTAGTATAATTCTCATCTGTTTAGTTAGTATACCAACAATTTATCGAACATTTTTTAACTCCATTCCCCAACCAAATTTAAAACAAAGTATACCTGTTATTCCGCAGATAAATTTTCCTAAAAATTACGATTTTACTTGGCTTTCCCAAAGACAAGTTACTGATGCAGATTTGTTTGATAAAAATGCTTTAGAGTTAGATGTTTTGCGAAATTCAATTTATGCTCGTTATGGCAGAAAGTTTAGAAGTCAAGAATTACAAGAATATTTTAGTAGCCAATCCTGGTATCGTTCGATATATTCGCCAGAAAGTTTTCCCGATAATTTGTTAACTCCTTTAGAGCAAAAGAATGTAGTGTATATTTTAGAGTATCAAGAACGAAATGGTTTAAGGTGGGTGAAGTAA
- a CDS encoding alpha/beta hydrolase, with protein sequence MGDIQIIRDFYSFGEQTNRTLRIFTPTAYHEQPYKRFPVLYMLDGQNIFSHPESAVYDTWCANIALEDLISQGTIQPWIIVGIDHLPNRMEEYSPWQDGRGHLTSEFLVNSLKPYIDRQYRTLTDPQNTAILGSSMGGLFALYIGKTYPQLFGRIGGISPALMFGGDFMFRYWDRHTRFWSKILLYVGSAEQYNYYGTELDFVPINEYFYQHLKNLGYTEQELSFVLAESEIHHETAWQKRLPEILTWLLEPTVGSGWF encoded by the coding sequence ATGGGCGATATCCAAATTATCCGTGACTTTTACTCATTTGGCGAACAAACAAATCGTACCCTCCGCATCTTCACCCCTACCGCTTACCATGAACAGCCTTATAAGCGATTTCCTGTGCTTTATATGTTGGATGGGCAAAACATCTTTTCTCATCCAGAATCTGCCGTTTATGATACTTGGTGTGCCAATATTGCCTTAGAAGATTTAATTTCTCAAGGAACTATCCAGCCTTGGATTATTGTTGGGATCGATCACTTACCCAACCGAATGGAAGAATATTCTCCCTGGCAAGATGGACGGGGACATTTAACCTCGGAATTTTTAGTAAATAGTTTAAAACCTTATATCGATCGCCAATATCGTACTCTCACCGATCCGCAAAATACCGCAATTTTAGGATCGAGTATGGGAGGATTATTTGCTTTGTATATCGGCAAAACTTACCCACAACTTTTTGGACGCATTGGTGGTATTTCTCCCGCCTTAATGTTCGGTGGAGACTTCATGTTTCGCTATTGGGATAGACACACTCGCTTTTGGTCAAAAATTCTCTTATATGTCGGTAGTGCCGAACAATACAACTATTACGGCACTGAACTAGATTTCGTGCCAATAAACGAGTACTTTTATCAGCATTTGAAAAATTTAGGCTACACAGAACAGGAATTAAGTTTTGTGCTTGCCGAAAGCGAAATTCACCACGAAACTGCTTGGCAAAAACGTTTACCAGAAATCTTAACTTGGTTATTAGAACCCACAGTAGGAAGTGGGTGGTTTTAA